A single genomic interval of Burkholderiales bacterium harbors:
- a CDS encoding molybdopterin-dependent oxidoreductase: MKAEHLKSEPLSERLDDQVVKTTTCYMCACRCGIRVYLRDGEVRYIDGNPEHPLNKGVICAKGASGIMKQYSPARLTKPLLRREGAERGSADFVEISWDEAFAMLEKRLAHLRATDPKKFALFTGRDQMQALTGLFARQFGTPNYAAHGGFCSVNMAAGMIYTIGGSFWEFGGPDLDRAKLFVMIGTAEDHHSNPLKIAISKFKRSGGKFISINPVRTGYSAIADEWVPIKPGTDGALLLALIHEIIELGLYDRDFLARYTNAGQLVNQDSESSRFGLFIEDHETPVHNPEYPQNKLWWDRITDKPVPTHAEDADPRLRGSFVLPDATPVKPAFQLLEERVSGYTPEWASDITGIPAATIRRLAHEIGITARDHTIELPIAWTDSWGKEHETVTGKPVAFHAMRGLAAHSNGFHAIRALAILMTLLGTIDRPGGFRHKAPYPRGIPPYPRTLNSPDCVKPNTPLPGPPLGFPASPQDLFIDERGEPLRIDKAFSWEYPLAAHGLMHSVITNAWRGDPYRIDTLLIFMANMAWNSAMNTGEIRRMLNDKDERGEYKIPFLVVCDAFKSEMTAFADLILPDTTYLERHDVMGMLDRPVSEFDGPMDSVRVPVVPPTGECKPFQEVLVELASRLKFPAFVNSDGSRKFRDYPDFVVNFETAPGSGIGFLTGWRGKNGDKALVGEPNPKQWEMYAKNNCVFYYEMAPSHRYMRNCNQGYLKWAESVGFKKFHDPILIQLYSETLQTFRLAAQGKGAGRQPPERLKSRVEKFMDPLPFYYEPLEAQMTDKQKYPLNAITQRPMAQYHSWDSQNAWLRQIHSHNYLYVNPRTALAQGIKDDDWIWVESQWGRVRCMARHSEAVEPGTVWTWNAIGKAKSAWNLEPDANESRLGFLLNHLISEELPRDADGSLLANADPVTGQAAWYDVRVRIYRADESEPEETWPQFESPKPAPGKPESGRGWRAYFAGGKGRT, translated from the coding sequence GCAGTATTCGCCGGCCAGGCTCACGAAGCCCTTGCTGCGCCGCGAAGGCGCCGAGCGCGGATCTGCTGACTTCGTCGAGATCAGTTGGGACGAGGCGTTCGCGATGCTGGAAAAGCGTCTTGCGCACCTCCGCGCGACCGATCCGAAAAAGTTCGCGCTGTTCACTGGCCGTGACCAGATGCAGGCTTTGACCGGGTTATTCGCGCGTCAATTCGGAACCCCGAACTATGCGGCGCACGGGGGATTTTGTTCGGTAAACATGGCGGCCGGCATGATCTATACGATCGGCGGCTCTTTCTGGGAGTTCGGCGGTCCGGATTTGGACCGCGCCAAGCTTTTCGTGATGATTGGCACTGCCGAGGATCACCATTCCAATCCGCTCAAAATCGCGATTTCAAAATTCAAGCGCAGCGGAGGGAAGTTCATTTCCATCAATCCGGTGCGTACCGGCTATTCCGCGATAGCCGATGAATGGGTGCCGATCAAGCCGGGAACTGATGGGGCGTTGCTGCTTGCCTTGATTCACGAAATTATTGAGCTCGGTCTATACGATCGTGATTTTCTAGCTCGCTATACCAATGCTGGGCAGCTTGTAAACCAAGACTCAGAAAGCTCTCGCTTCGGCCTTTTCATTGAGGACCACGAGACTCCCGTCCACAATCCAGAATATCCGCAGAACAAGCTGTGGTGGGACCGCATCACCGATAAGCCGGTGCCGACTCACGCGGAAGACGCCGACCCCAGGCTGCGTGGCAGTTTCGTGCTGCCGGACGCCACTCCCGTCAAACCTGCTTTTCAATTGCTCGAAGAGCGAGTTTCCGGCTACACTCCAGAATGGGCTTCTGATATTACGGGAATCCCGGCGGCGACGATCCGACGGCTCGCGCACGAGATAGGGATCACCGCTCGCGATCATACGATCGAGCTTCCGATCGCGTGGACGGATTCCTGGGGAAAAGAGCACGAAACAGTTACCGGCAAGCCCGTTGCTTTTCACGCGATGCGCGGGCTGGCGGCTCATTCCAACGGCTTTCACGCCATACGAGCGCTCGCGATTCTGATGACCCTCCTGGGCACAATCGACCGCCCTGGCGGCTTCCGGCACAAGGCGCCGTATCCGCGAGGCATTCCGCCCTACCCGAGGACGCTCAATTCGCCCGATTGCGTGAAGCCGAACACGCCGCTCCCGGGACCGCCGCTGGGATTTCCCGCGAGCCCTCAAGACCTGTTCATCGATGAGCGCGGCGAGCCGCTTCGCATCGACAAGGCTTTCTCGTGGGAATACCCGCTGGCCGCGCACGGGCTTATGCATTCGGTCATCACCAATGCCTGGCGCGGAGACCCTTACCGGATCGACACACTGCTCATCTTCATGGCCAATATGGCGTGGAATTCCGCGATGAACACTGGGGAAATTCGCAGGATGCTGAACGACAAGGACGAGCGAGGCGAGTACAAGATTCCATTTCTCGTGGTGTGCGACGCGTTTAAATCGGAAATGACCGCGTTCGCTGATCTGATTCTTCCAGACACCACCTACCTTGAGCGGCATGACGTGATGGGGATGCTCGACCGGCCCGTTTCCGAGTTCGACGGACCGATGGACTCGGTGCGCGTTCCGGTGGTGCCGCCCACCGGAGAATGCAAGCCATTTCAAGAAGTGCTTGTCGAACTGGCTTCGCGCTTGAAATTTCCAGCCTTCGTGAATTCCGATGGCTCGCGGAAGTTCCGCGATTATCCCGACTTCGTCGTCAACTTCGAAACCGCGCCGGGTTCGGGCATTGGCTTTCTGACAGGCTGGCGCGGAAAGAACGGTGACAAGGCCTTGGTTGGCGAACCCAATCCGAAGCAATGGGAGATGTACGCGAAGAACAACTGCGTCTTCTACTACGAGATGGCGCCATCGCACCGCTACATGCGCAACTGCAACCAGGGGTATCTTAAATGGGCGGAGAGCGTGGGATTCAAGAAATTCCACGATCCAATTCTGATTCAGCTCTACTCGGAGACGCTGCAGACTTTCCGTCTTGCCGCGCAAGGTAAGGGGGCAGGCAGGCAACCGCCGGAGCGGCTGAAGAGTCGGGTGGAGAAGTTCATGGATCCGCTGCCGTTCTACTATGAGCCGCTGGAAGCGCAGATGACCGATAAACAAAAATATCCCCTCAACGCAATCACGCAGCGCCCCATGGCGCAGTACCACTCCTGGGATTCACAAAACGCGTGGTTGAGACAAATTCACTCTCACAACTATTTGTACGTGAACCCGCGCACCGCGCTCGCACAGGGTATTAAAGACGATGACTGGATTTGGGTCGAATCCCAGTGGGGACGCGTGCGCTGTATGGCGCGCCACAGCGAAGCGGTGGAACCGGGAACGGTATGGACCTGGAATGCGATCGGCAAGGCGAAGAGCGCGTGGAATCTTGAGCCGGACGCCAATGAATCGCGCCTGGGGTTTTTGCTGAACCATCTCATTTCCGAAGAGTTGCCGCGAGACGCCGATGGCAGCCTGTTGGCTAACGCCGATCCAGTGACGGGTCAGGCCGCTTGGTACGATGTAAGGGTGCGCATCTACCGCGCGGATGAATCGGAACCCGAAGAAACTTGGCCGCAGTTTGAGTCTCCGAAACCTGCGCCGGGGAAACCTGAGTCTGGGCGCGGCTGGCGCGCGTACTTCGCCGGAGGGAAAGGACGTACATGA
- a CDS encoding 4Fe-4S dicluster domain-containing protein, whose product MTQLCLVIDLNVCVGCHACVTSCKEWNTSGHAGALVDENPYGAEPTGTFFNRVQTFEVGEFPDTETVHFPKSCLHCEDPPCVPVCPTGASYKRPEDGIVLVDYDKCIGCKYCAWACPWGVREIDEKRHEMTKCTLCVDRIYNEELPPQDRKPACVMACPTSARLFGDIHDPNSEVSVAVRERGGYALMPEWGTRPSNHYLPRRKTEIKIHEDELQRAANPLKKEVPPAGGVSIGTSEDSFTA is encoded by the coding sequence ATGACTCAGCTCTGTTTAGTGATCGATTTGAATGTGTGCGTGGGCTGCCATGCTTGCGTGACGAGCTGCAAAGAATGGAATACCTCCGGTCATGCGGGTGCGCTGGTAGATGAAAACCCCTACGGCGCAGAGCCCACAGGGACTTTTTTCAACCGCGTGCAGACCTTCGAGGTGGGAGAGTTCCCCGATACCGAGACCGTGCACTTTCCGAAGTCCTGCCTGCACTGCGAGGACCCGCCATGCGTTCCGGTGTGCCCCACCGGCGCGAGCTACAAGCGGCCGGAGGACGGGATCGTGCTCGTAGATTACGACAAATGCATCGGCTGCAAGTATTGCGCGTGGGCCTGCCCTTGGGGCGTGCGGGAAATTGACGAAAAACGGCACGAGATGACGAAATGCACGCTGTGCGTCGATCGCATCTATAACGAAGAACTGCCTCCCCAGGACCGGAAGCCAGCGTGCGTGATGGCCTGCCCGACCAGCGCTCGCCTGTTCGGTGATATTCATGATCCCAACTCCGAAGTATCGGTGGCGGTCCGGGAGCGCGGCGGCTATGCGTTGATGCCGGAATGGGGAACAAGGCCTTCCAATCATTATCTCCCGCGGCGCAAGACCGAAATCAAAATCCACGAAGACGAGCTGCAGCGAGCGGCCAACCCGCTCAAAAAAGAAGTGCCGCCTGCGGGCGGAGTTTCGATTGGAACGAGCGAGGATAGTTTTACGGCTTAG
- a CDS encoding dimethyl sulfoxide reductase anchor subunit: MHPAFSVIFFTTLIGAAQGLYLALVTAEVLTLVGQVPAQQPRSFYALGAAISLVLLGGGLIASFFHLGRPERAWRSGAKWRTSWLSREVIVHPLFMGLVFVYGLAHFVGWADTPAHWVLVALGVIVCLTLFVCTGMIYACIRFLQEWATPLTLVNYFLLGTASGFTLASAFSAWAAPQLLGIYAPTAIILTLAALLTRTASLVRNAGLKPKSTIQTATGIKHPKVIQKSQGFMGGSFNTREFFHGKTPKFLRSVKWIFLVLTFLVPTVLVSVGLATASAALLGLAFAAQYAGLIAERWFFFAQANHPQNLYYQVIS, from the coding sequence ATGCACCCGGCATTCTCGGTCATCTTTTTTACCACCCTGATTGGCGCGGCTCAAGGGCTTTATCTCGCTCTCGTGACCGCAGAAGTGCTGACGCTTGTGGGACAGGTGCCTGCGCAGCAGCCGCGTAGCTTTTACGCGCTCGGTGCTGCCATCTCGCTTGTGCTGCTCGGCGGCGGATTGATTGCATCTTTCTTTCACCTGGGCCGGCCGGAGCGCGCCTGGCGCTCGGGAGCGAAGTGGCGAACGTCTTGGCTTTCACGCGAGGTGATTGTGCACCCCCTCTTTATGGGGCTCGTGTTTGTCTACGGGCTCGCTCATTTTGTTGGCTGGGCGGACACTCCCGCGCATTGGGTTCTCGTCGCCCTCGGCGTGATCGTCTGCCTCACCTTGTTCGTGTGCACCGGTATGATTTACGCCTGCATTCGATTCCTTCAGGAATGGGCGACACCGCTCACGCTCGTCAACTATTTTCTTCTCGGCACCGCATCGGGTTTTACTTTGGCGAGTGCCTTCAGCGCGTGGGCCGCGCCGCAGCTGCTCGGGATCTATGCGCCCACCGCCATCATTCTGACGTTGGCCGCACTGCTTACCCGAACTGCATCGCTTGTCCGCAACGCCGGTCTCAAGCCAAAATCCACAATCCAGACCGCGACTGGAATCAAACATCCCAAAGTCATTCAGAAATCGCAGGGATTCATGGGCGGGTCTTTCAATACCCGCGAGTTCTTCCATGGAAAAACCCCCAAGTTTCTCCGATCGGTGAAATGGATCTTCCTGGTGCTGACGTTTTTGGTGCCCACCGTACTTGTGAGTGTCGGGCTGGCCACCGCCTCGGCGGCGCTCCTTGGTCTTGCCTTCGCCGCGCAATATGCCGGACTTATCGCCGAGCGCTGGTTCTTCTTCGCCCAGGCCAACCACCCGCAAAATCTCTACTATCAGGTAATATCCTAA
- a CDS encoding SulP family inorganic anion transporter — protein sequence MKDTFHLHLYTVFPFLRWWPLVNVQTARADSIAGLTGAIIVLPQGVAFASIAGLPPEYGLYAAMVPAAVAALFGSSWHLVSGPTTAISLFVFGAVSPVAEPGTSQYVGLVLTLAFLTGLFQFALGAARMGMLVNFISHTVVIGFTVGAAVLIATSQIKNFFDINIPRGTSFYETMHLFVIMARDINPYATAVGVVTLISGILTRRYYPKVPYLIVAMVIGSLFALVLSTTIGLGKTQIHTVGALPRGLPPLSHPDFSFSAINSMLFSALAITMLGLTEAISISRAIAVRSEQRIDASQEFIGQGLANIVGSFFSGYPSSGSFNRSGLNYTAGAQTPLATVFAAGFLVITLLFVAPLAAYLPIAAMAAILFLIAYGLVDFHHIRTIFKASGAESLIFVVTFIGTLVDLEKGIFFGVLLSLLSYLYRTSRPVIREAVPAPEEGSYHFVPRSDKPGCCQLKMIFLDGSIFFGAVDSVQRTLRGYDQSNPDFKHVLILGTGINFVDLAGVDMLAGEARRRKKLGGGLYFHRLKNSVFQIFKRSGFLEDIGEGNMFAMGPKVIPLIYSKLDSEICRRCKTRIFVECNTRLPNGELRRD from the coding sequence ATGAAAGACACCTTCCATCTTCATCTCTACACCGTCTTTCCATTCTTGCGCTGGTGGCCGCTGGTCAATGTTCAGACCGCCCGCGCGGATTCGATCGCGGGCCTCACCGGCGCTATCATCGTGCTGCCCCAGGGCGTCGCATTTGCAAGCATTGCTGGCCTGCCCCCGGAATATGGCCTCTACGCCGCGATGGTACCTGCGGCGGTCGCAGCGCTATTTGGCTCATCCTGGCATCTGGTCAGCGGTCCTACCACTGCGATCTCCTTGTTCGTTTTTGGCGCGGTAAGCCCAGTTGCCGAGCCGGGCACTTCCCAGTACGTCGGCCTAGTCTTGACGCTGGCCTTTCTCACCGGGCTGTTTCAATTCGCCCTTGGCGCAGCGCGCATGGGAATGCTGGTGAACTTCATTTCCCATACCGTCGTGATCGGCTTCACTGTCGGGGCTGCCGTGCTGATTGCGACCAGTCAGATCAAAAACTTTTTCGACATCAACATTCCCCGTGGCACCTCCTTCTACGAGACGATGCATCTCTTCGTTATCATGGCTCGCGACATCAATCCCTATGCCACCGCGGTGGGTGTGGTCACGTTGATTAGTGGGATATTGACGCGAAGGTATTACCCAAAGGTTCCGTACCTGATAGTGGCAATGGTTATTGGTAGTCTATTCGCGTTGGTTTTGAGCACGACCATCGGACTGGGGAAGACCCAGATCCACACTGTAGGTGCGCTTCCACGAGGTCTTCCGCCCTTGTCGCACCCTGACTTTTCATTCTCGGCGATCAATTCCATGTTGTTCAGCGCCCTGGCCATTACCATGCTGGGACTGACGGAAGCAATCTCGATCTCTCGCGCAATTGCAGTTCGATCCGAGCAGCGTATCGATGCCAGCCAGGAATTCATCGGGCAGGGACTCGCGAATATCGTCGGCAGCTTCTTTTCCGGCTACCCGTCCAGCGGGTCATTCAATCGAAGCGGCCTGAACTATACGGCCGGAGCGCAAACTCCGCTGGCGACAGTGTTTGCGGCTGGATTTCTGGTCATCACGCTATTGTTTGTCGCGCCGCTTGCTGCGTATTTGCCAATCGCTGCAATGGCCGCGATCCTCTTCCTTATCGCTTATGGGCTCGTGGATTTTCACCATATCAGAACGATATTCAAGGCGAGCGGAGCGGAATCCCTTATCTTTGTGGTCACCTTCATTGGAACCCTAGTTGACCTCGAGAAAGGAATTTTCTTCGGGGTGCTGCTTTCGCTGCTCTCGTACCTGTACCGCACTTCGCGGCCGGTCATTCGCGAGGCAGTGCCGGCTCCTGAAGAAGGCAGCTATCATTTCGTACCCAGGTCTGACAAGCCGGGATGCTGCCAACTAAAGATGATATTTCTCGACGGCTCGATCTTCTTTGGAGCGGTTGACAGTGTGCAGCGCACGCTACGAGGCTATGATCAATCCAATCCGGACTTTAAACATGTGCTGATTCTCGGGACTGGCATCAATTTCGTCGATCTTGCAGGCGTCGACATGCTCGCAGGCGAGGCCAGGCGACGCAAAAAGTTGGGCGGTGGCCTTTACTTTCACCGTCTGAAAAATTCGGTGTTCCAGATTTTCAAGCGCAGTGGGTTTCTTGAGGACATTGGCGAGGGAAACATGTTCGCGATGGGACCCAAAGTGATTCCTCTAATCTATTCGAAACTGGATTCAGAGATCTGTCGCCGCTGCAAGACCAGAATTTTTGTAGAGTGCAATACGAGATTACCCAATGGCGAGCTGCGGAGAGATTAG